From one Humulus lupulus chromosome 8, drHumLupu1.1, whole genome shotgun sequence genomic stretch:
- the LOC133795041 gene encoding uncharacterized protein LOC133795041, translating to MLQLHELEEIRNEAYESSKIYKEKTKAFHDKHILRKSFVEGQKVLMYHSRLKLFPGKLKSRWLGLFIVTKVFPHGAVEVVSPSTGKSFKVNGQRLKPYYESMAEDEQVHVMYLEDPVYVDED from the coding sequence ATGCTTCAATTGCATGAGTTAGAAGAAATAcgcaatgaagcatatgagagTTCGAAAATCTACAAGGAGAAAACCAAAGCTTTTCATGACAAACATATTCTTCGGAAGAGCTTTGTGGAAGGTCAGAAAGTTCTCATGTATCACTCTCGCCTTAAACTCTTTCCTGGGAAGTTGAAGTCTCGCTGGTTAGGTCTGTTCATTGTTACCAAGGTTTTTCCTCATGGAGCGGTCGAAGTTGTGAGTCCAAGTACCGGAAAGTCATTCAAGGTGAATGGCCAGAGACTGAAGCCCTACTATGAGTCAATGGCGGAGGATGAGCAAGTTCATGTGATGTACCTTGAAGACCCAGTTTATGTCGATGAAGATTGA